A stretch of Anaeromyxobacter dehalogenans 2CP-1 DNA encodes these proteins:
- a CDS encoding 2-isopropylmalate synthase, which translates to MSDAGQRVTIFDTTLRDGEQSPGASMNLGQKLQVARALRDLGVDVIEAGFAAASPGDLEAIQAVGRQVEGPIVASLSRCNKGDIEASWKALADAPRRRCHVFLATSPIHRDFKLKLAKDEIIKRSVDGVKLAREKFDDVEFSAEDSARTELEFLAEVVERVIEAGVGTVNIPDTVGYALPSTYAETIRYLRKHVRGIEKAVISVHCHNDLGMAVANSLAGVLEGARQVECTINGIGERAGNASLEEIVMAFKTRHDVLGVTTGVQTERLFPTSRLVSQVTGLHVQRNKAIVGQNAFAHEAGIHQHGMLTNRETYEIMRPEEVGFARSQLVLGKHSGRHALKDRLLALGYQLDEAQIDKVFADFKVLADKKKDIYDADIEALVVHGQILGKGSVAWELEALSTTSGTGTLPCASVALRSAAGERIQEAAAGDGPVDAVYRAIEKVTGISLKLRDYQIASVSRGEDAQGEVSIEVEHPTGVYRGRALSTDIIEGSARAFLDVVNRIALKMPPPTESEARAEMGTP; encoded by the coding sequence GTGAGCGACGCAGGCCAAAGGGTCACCATCTTCGACACCACCCTCCGCGACGGGGAGCAGTCGCCGGGGGCGTCGATGAACCTGGGGCAGAAGCTCCAGGTGGCGCGGGCCCTTCGGGATCTGGGCGTGGACGTGATCGAGGCCGGCTTCGCGGCCGCCTCCCCCGGCGATCTGGAGGCGATCCAGGCGGTCGGCCGGCAGGTCGAGGGGCCGATCGTCGCGAGCCTGTCGCGCTGCAACAAGGGCGACATCGAGGCGTCCTGGAAGGCGCTCGCCGACGCGCCGCGGCGCCGCTGCCACGTCTTCCTCGCCACCTCGCCCATCCACCGCGACTTCAAGCTGAAGCTCGCGAAGGACGAGATCATCAAGCGCTCCGTGGACGGCGTGAAGCTCGCCCGCGAGAAGTTCGACGACGTCGAGTTCTCCGCCGAGGACTCCGCCCGCACCGAGCTCGAGTTCCTGGCCGAGGTGGTCGAGCGGGTCATCGAGGCGGGCGTCGGCACCGTGAACATCCCGGACACGGTCGGCTACGCGCTCCCCTCGACCTACGCCGAGACCATCCGCTACCTGCGCAAGCACGTCCGCGGCATCGAGAAGGCGGTGATCTCGGTGCACTGCCACAACGACCTGGGCATGGCGGTCGCGAACAGCCTGGCCGGCGTGCTCGAGGGCGCGCGCCAGGTCGAGTGCACCATCAACGGCATCGGCGAGCGCGCCGGGAACGCCTCCCTCGAGGAGATCGTCATGGCGTTCAAGACGCGCCACGACGTCCTCGGGGTGACCACCGGCGTCCAGACCGAGCGGCTCTTCCCCACCAGCCGCCTGGTGTCGCAGGTGACCGGGCTGCACGTGCAGCGGAACAAGGCCATCGTGGGCCAGAACGCGTTCGCGCACGAGGCCGGCATCCACCAGCACGGGATGCTCACCAACCGCGAGACCTACGAGATCATGCGGCCCGAGGAGGTCGGCTTCGCCCGCAGCCAGCTCGTGCTCGGCAAGCACTCCGGGCGCCACGCGCTGAAGGACCGGCTGCTCGCGCTCGGCTACCAGCTCGACGAGGCGCAGATCGACAAGGTCTTCGCCGACTTCAAGGTGCTGGCCGACAAGAAGAAGGACATCTACGACGCCGACATCGAGGCGCTCGTGGTCCACGGGCAGATCCTGGGGAAGGGGAGCGTGGCCTGGGAGCTGGAGGCGCTCTCCACCACCTCCGGCACCGGCACGCTGCCCTGCGCCTCCGTGGCGCTCCGCTCCGCCGCCGGCGAGCGGATCCAGGAGGCCGCGGCCGGCGACGGCCCGGTGGACGCGGTGTACCGCGCCATCGAGAAGGTCACCGGCATCAGCCTCAAGCTCCGCGACTACCAGATCGCGAGCGTGTCCCGCGGAGAGGACGCGCAGGGCGAGGTCTCCATCGAGGTCGAGCACCCGACCGGCGTGTACCGCGGCCGCGCGCTCTCCACCGACATCATCGAGGGCAGCGCGCGGGCGTTCCTCGACGTGGTCAACCGGATCGCCCTGAAGATGCCACCGCCCACCGAGAGCGAGGCCCGCGCGGAGATGGGGACGCCCTGA
- the leuC gene encoding 3-isopropylmalate dehydratase large subunit has product MSKRSDGSQPRTIVDKVWDAHVVRAETPDAPAILYIDLHLVHEVTSPQAFTVLRERGLKLRRPERTLATMDHSIPTLPRGADGRWPFVDAQAAAQVSQMERNCADFGVELHGLGDDAQGVVHVFGPEMGATQPGMTVVCGDSHTATHGAFGALAFGIGTSEVGHVLASQCLLQRRPRTLAVRVDGELGPGLSAKDLILAIIAKLGVGGGTGHVIEYLGPAVRALSMEGRMTLCNMSIEAGARAGLVAPDDTTFEWLAGRPRAPKGAAWDEAVARWRALPSDDGATYDRELRLDAAALEPMITFGTNPGQGIAVTGLVPDPVAERDASARATLEAALRYMGLVPGKPIAGQKVDVVFIGSCTNGRIEDMREAARVLKGRKVRTRTLVVPGSHRVKKDAEAEGIDRIVREAGAEWREPGCSMCIAMNGDNLQAGQYCVSTSNRNFEGRQGPGGRTLLASPLTAAAAAVTGAVADPRRVLEGR; this is encoded by the coding sequence ATGTCGAAGCGCAGCGACGGCAGCCAGCCGAGGACCATCGTCGACAAGGTCTGGGACGCGCACGTGGTCCGCGCGGAGACCCCGGACGCGCCCGCGATCCTCTACATCGACCTGCACCTCGTGCACGAGGTGACGAGCCCGCAGGCGTTCACGGTGCTCCGGGAGCGCGGCCTGAAGCTCCGCCGCCCCGAGCGCACGCTCGCCACCATGGACCACTCCATCCCGACGCTGCCCCGCGGCGCGGATGGGCGGTGGCCGTTCGTGGACGCGCAGGCGGCGGCGCAGGTCTCGCAGATGGAGCGCAACTGCGCCGACTTCGGCGTCGAGCTTCACGGGCTCGGCGACGACGCGCAGGGCGTGGTCCACGTGTTCGGCCCGGAGATGGGCGCCACCCAGCCCGGCATGACGGTGGTGTGCGGCGACAGCCACACCGCCACGCACGGCGCGTTCGGCGCCCTCGCGTTCGGCATCGGCACCTCCGAGGTCGGCCACGTGCTCGCCTCGCAGTGCCTGCTGCAGCGCCGCCCCCGCACGCTGGCGGTGCGGGTGGACGGGGAGCTCGGCCCCGGCCTCTCCGCCAAGGACCTGATCCTCGCGATCATCGCGAAGCTCGGGGTCGGCGGCGGCACCGGCCACGTCATCGAGTATCTCGGCCCCGCGGTCCGCGCGCTCTCGATGGAGGGCCGCATGACCCTCTGCAACATGTCGATCGAGGCGGGCGCCCGCGCCGGCCTGGTCGCGCCGGACGACACCACCTTCGAGTGGCTGGCCGGCCGGCCCCGCGCGCCGAAGGGCGCCGCGTGGGACGAGGCGGTGGCCCGCTGGCGCGCGCTGCCGTCGGACGACGGCGCCACCTACGATCGCGAGCTCCGCCTGGACGCCGCCGCGCTCGAGCCGATGATCACGTTCGGCACGAACCCGGGGCAGGGCATCGCCGTCACCGGCCTGGTGCCGGACCCGGTCGCCGAGCGGGACGCCTCCGCGCGCGCCACCCTCGAGGCCGCGCTCCGCTACATGGGGCTCGTCCCCGGCAAGCCCATCGCCGGCCAGAAGGTGGACGTGGTGTTCATCGGCTCCTGCACGAACGGCCGCATCGAGGACATGCGCGAGGCGGCCCGGGTGCTGAAGGGGCGCAAGGTGCGGACCCGCACGCTGGTGGTGCCCGGCTCGCACCGGGTGAAGAAGGACGCCGAGGCCGAGGGCATCGACCGCATCGTGCGCGAGGCCGGCGCCGAGTGGCGCGAGCCGGGCTGCTCGATGTGCATCGCCATGAACGGCGACAACCTCCAGGCCGGCCAGTACTGCGTCTCGACGTCGAACCGCAACTTCGAGGGGCGCCAGGGCCCCGGCGGGCGGACGCTCCTCGCCAGCCCGCTCACCGCCGCGGCCGCCGCGGTGACGGGCGCCGTCGCCGATCCCCGCCGCGTGCTGGAGGGCCGGTGA
- the leuD gene encoding 3-isopropylmalate dehydratase small subunit, with product MEPIRVIESRTVVLPRENVDTDQIIPARFLKVTDKKGLGKALFSDWRYAADGAPRPDFVMNRPEAQGCSILVAGDNFGCGSSREHAPWALVDAGVRAVISTRIADIFRNNALKNGLVPVVLDAASHAKLLAAPGASVRVDVEAQTVTLPDGSTAQFPLDGFARYCLLNGVDELGFLLAQEADIAAFEGGRR from the coding sequence ATGGAACCGATCCGCGTCATCGAGAGCCGCACCGTCGTCCTCCCCCGCGAGAACGTCGACACCGACCAGATCATCCCGGCCCGCTTCCTCAAGGTCACCGACAAGAAGGGGCTCGGCAAGGCGCTGTTCTCCGACTGGCGCTACGCCGCCGACGGCGCGCCCAGGCCCGACTTCGTCATGAACCGGCCGGAGGCCCAGGGCTGCTCGATCCTGGTGGCCGGCGACAACTTCGGCTGCGGCTCGTCGCGCGAGCACGCGCCCTGGGCGCTGGTGGACGCCGGCGTCCGCGCGGTGATCTCCACCCGCATCGCGGACATCTTCCGCAACAACGCGCTCAAGAACGGCCTCGTCCCGGTGGTGCTCGACGCGGCCAGCCACGCGAAGCTGCTCGCCGCCCCCGGCGCCAGCGTCCGCGTGGACGTCGAGGCGCAGACCGTCACGCTGCCCGACGGGTCCACCGCGCAGTTCCCGCTGGACGGGTTCGCGCGCTACTGCCTGCTGAACGGCGTGGACGAGCTCGGCTTCCTGCTCGCGCAGGAGGCGGACATCGCCGCGTTCGAAGGGGGCCGCCGGTGA
- the ilvB gene encoding biosynthetic-type acetolactate synthase large subunit, which produces MAKEKMTGAKAVLRALDAEGVEVLFGIPGGAILPLYDALYGVERPKHVLVRHEQVGGHAAEGYAHATGKVGVCMGTSGPGATNLVTAIADAYMDSVPMVAITANVSSSLIGTDAFQEADITGITMPITKHNWLVTDVRELPRILKEAFYVARTGRPGPVLVDIPKDVLNAELEFEWPETVEIPGYHPPVREEPRLKDAAQLMRASSRPVVYLGGGVRTADAHKEVFAFAEFLGAPVVTTLHGKGAFPETSPLCLGMFGMHGSRFANYTVQASDLIIALGARFDDRVTGKLSTFAPEAKVIHLDVDPAEISKLVTATVPLVGDLKRLLPQLHEEARRAFADHGRPDLAPWRKRVNDWREKHPLRYRQDPKQPLLPQYVIDTLWKKTGGKAIVTTGVGEHQMFAAQWWKTAEPRTFVTSGGLGTMGFCLPSAIGIQLGRPDALVIGIDGDGSFQMTLQDLATASELRLPIKIFVLNNLFLGMVRQWQELFYEEKYAETPLADLPDLVKLADAYGCLGLRARTPEELDQVIDRALANQDGPTIVDVRIRREEKVYPMVPAGAPLNDMIDGE; this is translated from the coding sequence ATGGCCAAGGAGAAGATGACGGGCGCGAAGGCGGTCCTGCGCGCCCTGGACGCGGAGGGGGTCGAGGTCCTCTTCGGCATCCCGGGCGGCGCGATCCTCCCGCTCTACGACGCGCTGTACGGGGTCGAGCGGCCCAAGCACGTGCTGGTGCGCCACGAGCAGGTGGGCGGGCACGCCGCGGAGGGCTACGCCCACGCCACCGGCAAGGTGGGCGTGTGCATGGGCACCTCCGGCCCCGGCGCGACCAACCTCGTGACCGCGATCGCCGACGCGTACATGGACTCGGTGCCCATGGTCGCGATCACCGCGAACGTGTCCTCGAGCCTCATCGGCACCGACGCGTTCCAGGAGGCGGACATCACCGGCATCACCATGCCGATCACCAAGCACAACTGGCTGGTGACCGACGTGCGCGAGCTGCCCCGCATCCTCAAGGAGGCGTTCTACGTGGCCCGCACCGGCCGGCCCGGCCCGGTGCTGGTGGACATCCCCAAGGACGTCCTCAACGCCGAGCTCGAGTTCGAGTGGCCGGAGACGGTGGAGATCCCCGGCTACCACCCGCCGGTCCGCGAGGAGCCGCGGCTCAAGGACGCCGCGCAGCTCATGCGCGCGTCCAGCCGGCCGGTGGTGTACCTGGGCGGCGGCGTCCGTACCGCCGACGCGCACAAGGAGGTCTTCGCCTTCGCCGAGTTCCTCGGCGCGCCGGTGGTGACGACGCTCCACGGCAAGGGCGCGTTCCCGGAGACCAGCCCGCTGTGCCTGGGCATGTTCGGCATGCACGGCTCGCGGTTCGCGAACTACACGGTGCAGGCGTCCGACCTGATCATCGCGCTCGGCGCCCGCTTCGACGACCGCGTCACCGGCAAGCTCTCCACGTTCGCCCCCGAGGCGAAGGTGATCCACCTCGACGTGGACCCGGCGGAGATCTCGAAGCTGGTGACCGCGACGGTGCCGCTGGTGGGCGACCTGAAGCGCCTGCTGCCGCAGCTCCACGAGGAGGCGCGGCGCGCGTTCGCCGACCACGGGCGCCCGGACCTCGCGCCCTGGCGGAAGCGGGTGAACGACTGGCGCGAGAAGCACCCGCTCCGCTACCGCCAGGATCCCAAGCAGCCGCTGCTCCCGCAGTACGTCATCGACACGCTCTGGAAGAAGACCGGCGGCAAGGCCATCGTCACCACCGGCGTGGGCGAGCACCAGATGTTCGCGGCGCAGTGGTGGAAGACCGCCGAGCCCCGGACGTTCGTCACCTCCGGCGGCCTCGGGACCATGGGCTTCTGCCTCCCGTCCGCGATCGGCATCCAGCTCGGCCGCCCGGACGCGCTGGTGATCGGCATCGACGGCGACGGCTCGTTCCAGATGACGCTGCAGGATCTCGCCACCGCGTCGGAGCTCCGGCTGCCCATCAAGATCTTCGTCCTGAACAACCTGTTCCTGGGGATGGTCCGCCAGTGGCAGGAGCTGTTCTACGAGGAGAAGTACGCGGAGACGCCGCTCGCCGACCTCCCGGACCTGGTGAAGCTCGCCGACGCCTACGGGTGCCTCGGCCTGCGCGCCCGGACCCCGGAGGAGCTGGACCAGGTCATCGACCGCGCGCTCGCGAACCAGGACGGCCCCACCATCGTGGACGTCCGGATCCGGCGCGAGGAGAAGGTGTACCCGATGGTGCCGGCCGGTGCCCCCCTCAACGACATGATCGACGGTGAGTGA
- the ilvN gene encoding acetolactate synthase small subunit: MERTETPQPNGSTHTISLLVENKPGVLHRIAGLFSRRGYNIASLTVGPTERAEYSRMTIVVRLSSSPVDQVVRQVQKLVPVVEVRELSPQDLIERELLLAKIRTPERNHAELRALAETYEAVIVDVSPDALVVEASGTAGKLDALEERLRPFGIQELCRSGRIALERGFKTLAPPSLK; encoded by the coding sequence ATGGAACGGACCGAGACCCCGCAGCCGAACGGCTCCACCCACACCATCAGCCTCCTCGTCGAGAACAAGCCGGGCGTGCTGCACCGGATCGCCGGGCTGTTCTCGCGGCGCGGCTACAACATCGCGAGCCTCACCGTGGGCCCGACCGAGCGGGCCGAGTACTCGCGCATGACCATCGTGGTCCGGCTCTCCTCGAGCCCGGTGGACCAGGTGGTCCGGCAGGTCCAGAAGCTGGTCCCGGTGGTGGAGGTGCGCGAGCTCTCGCCCCAGGACCTGATCGAGCGCGAGCTGCTGCTCGCGAAGATCCGCACGCCGGAGCGGAACCACGCCGAGCTCCGGGCGCTGGCCGAGACCTACGAGGCGGTGATCGTGGACGTCTCTCCCGACGCGCTGGTGGTGGAGGCGAGCGGCACCGCCGGCAAGCTCGACGCGCTGGAGGAGCGGCTCCGCCCCTTCGGCATCCAGGAACTCTGCCGCTCGGGGCGCATCGCGCTCGAGCGGGGCTTCAAGACGCTGGCTCCCCCCTCACTGAAGTAG